The following are from one region of the Pseudohongiella spirulinae genome:
- a CDS encoding tetratricopeptide repeat protein, which produces MSAPKTILRSVLMAAMVISASTAGQMMFSAPAYAQEEDDGPRQPPPTRRSDTLSDRVYRVIAEVQELMNPTEEGVEPDLEAAKEELDELNERYDSLNDFEKATMLNFYTNYYLGVDDITNALRIFEQILTIEGLRPEQRLRSLQSLGQLYASEERFEDAIRTLEEWRSLSETENATVFNVLALSHYNLQNYEAAITNLLAYMDMLRAEGREIARNIYSLLNVMYIEREDYANALEVTKTMVGLFDEGSDWRNLAAIYGFLDDDAKRIQTMELAYVKGYLQSEGEFMNLAQSLAGLDAPMRGIEILEDGMDQGIVEVTGDNLRRLTQMYIVASEFAAAVEPAERLVEIVDDAEAWDYLGYIHLMNRDYEGAVTAMQTALNKGGLENAGEVQLSLARALVELDRFDEALTAAQRARDLGTNNAGQFVSFVESSKARHEALQQRKQEAIEYYRS; this is translated from the coding sequence TGATGGCCGCCATGGTTATCAGTGCATCCACAGCAGGGCAGATGATGTTCTCCGCTCCAGCCTATGCGCAGGAAGAGGATGACGGCCCGCGTCAGCCGCCACCCACTCGTCGCTCTGACACACTCAGTGACCGGGTATACCGGGTGATCGCCGAAGTTCAGGAGCTGATGAACCCGACTGAGGAAGGGGTGGAGCCTGATCTGGAAGCAGCCAAGGAAGAGTTGGATGAGCTGAACGAACGCTATGACTCGCTGAATGATTTTGAAAAAGCGACCATGCTGAACTTCTATACCAACTACTATCTTGGTGTGGATGACATCACAAATGCACTGCGTATATTCGAGCAGATCCTGACTATTGAAGGTCTGCGTCCGGAACAGCGTCTGCGCTCTTTGCAATCACTGGGACAGCTTTATGCCAGTGAAGAGCGTTTTGAAGATGCCATTCGCACACTGGAAGAGTGGCGCTCTTTGTCAGAAACCGAGAATGCAACTGTATTCAACGTTCTGGCCCTGTCGCACTACAACCTGCAGAACTATGAAGCCGCAATCACCAATTTGCTGGCTTACATGGACATGCTGCGAGCTGAAGGCCGTGAGATCGCACGTAATATCTACAGCCTGCTGAACGTCATGTACATTGAGCGTGAAGATTACGCCAATGCGCTTGAGGTGACCAAAACAATGGTAGGCCTGTTTGACGAAGGCAGTGACTGGCGAAACCTGGCTGCCATTTATGGATTCCTGGATGATGATGCCAAACGGATCCAAACCATGGAGCTGGCTTATGTGAAGGGTTATCTGCAAAGCGAAGGTGAATTCATGAACCTGGCTCAGTCTCTTGCAGGGCTCGATGCGCCTATGCGCGGTATCGAGATTCTGGAAGACGGCATGGACCAGGGCATCGTTGAAGTAACTGGCGACAACCTGCGCAGGCTGACTCAGATGTACATTGTGGCATCGGAGTTCGCTGCGGCTGTTGAGCCTGCCGAGCGTCTGGTTGAGATCGTAGACGATGCTGAAGCATGGGACTATCTTGGCTACATTCACCTGATGAATCGTGATTATGAAGGTGCTGTTACCGCAATGCAGACAGCACTCAATAAAGGCGGGCTGGAGAATGCTGGTGAAGTTCAGCTGTCACTGGCCCGTGCGCTGGTAGAACTGGATCGCTTTGATGAAGCCTTAACAGCGGCCCAGCGCGCACGAGACCTTGGCACCAACAATGCTGGTCAATTCGTAAGCTTTGTGGAGTCCTCAAAGGCTCGTCATGAAGCTCTGCAACAGCGTAAGCAGGAAGCGATAGAATACTACCGCTCTTGA